From a region of the Sagittula sp. P11 genome:
- a CDS encoding shikimate dehydrogenase — protein MTMPDLHLGLIGDNIARSRSPLLHRLAGEQNGMTVQYDRLIPRDLGQEFDAVFDRCPGHGFRGINVTYPYKERAAAKVTVDDPLVRAIGAVNTVLFDADGPKGFNTDYTGFVAAYRATRIDAPGISCLIGTGGVGRALAFGLVALKATEIRLVDRDMAKAEALADDLRAVAGDTRIAAFADVTEAARGAQGLLNGTPVGMVGYDGTPLVADAMQGADWAFDAVYTPVDTQFLKDATAQGLDIISGYELFFWQGVHAWEHFSGGKPLDRIALRQALEAAQ, from the coding sequence ATGACCATGCCCGATCTGCATCTGGGCCTGATCGGCGACAATATCGCCCGGTCGCGTTCGCCTTTGCTGCACCGGCTGGCTGGTGAGCAGAACGGTATGACCGTGCAATATGACCGTCTGATCCCGCGTGATCTGGGGCAAGAGTTCGACGCCGTGTTTGATCGGTGCCCCGGCCACGGGTTTCGCGGGATCAACGTCACGTACCCCTACAAGGAACGCGCCGCGGCCAAGGTGACGGTCGATGACCCGTTGGTCCGTGCAATCGGAGCGGTCAACACGGTGCTTTTCGATGCTGATGGACCGAAGGGTTTCAACACCGACTATACCGGTTTCGTGGCGGCCTATCGCGCGACACGGATCGACGCCCCCGGCATCAGCTGCCTGATCGGCACCGGTGGGGTCGGGCGGGCGCTGGCCTTTGGGTTGGTCGCGTTGAAAGCCACGGAAATCCGGCTGGTGGACCGTGATATGGCCAAGGCCGAGGCGCTGGCGGACGATCTGCGTGCGGTTGCCGGTGACACCCGCATTGCCGCCTTTGCAGATGTGACCGAAGCTGCCCGGGGGGCGCAGGGCTTGCTGAACGGCACACCCGTCGGCATGGTCGGCTACGACGGCACGCCACTGGTCGCGGATGCGATGCAAGGGGCAGACTGGGCCTTTGACGCGGTCTACACGCCCGTCGATACGCAATTCCTGAAGGACGCCACCGCACAAGGTCTGGACATCATTTCCGGCTACGAACTGTTCTTCTGGCAAGGCGTCCACGCTTGGGAGCATTTCTCTGGCGGCAAACCGTTGGATCGGATCGCTTTGCGACAAGCGCTGGAGGCGGCGCAGTGA
- a CDS encoding tripartite tricarboxylate transporter permease has protein sequence MTALMDFFLVFTQPQLLLLVGLGTFAGVYVGAIPGLSVTMAVSILISFTFSWDVYPAISLMIGIYMGGVYGGSRTAILLNIPGAPSAIATALDGYPMAQRGEAGTAIGVTTVMSFIGGFIGIGVLALAAPFVSDFALKFQPRDYMLLAILGILLVGSLSQGSLLKGIFAGALGIAIGAVGRDPLTFTERFTFDLNLLNGGISFIAVMIGMFGVSEALLQLHHVDKDAVRQKISRIVPSLATVKKHLPLSLQTSSIGVIIGALPGTGGDIAALMAYDHAKRVTKNPEVPFGEGAMEGLVAPETANNAAVGGAFIPMMTLGIPGDAVTAIMIGALFIHGLNPGPMLMIEQPDMFWFIVGCLVMANVFMLIFGLTGIKLFTKIVEMPRSVLIPLIMLLSIVGAFAVNNAITDVYWMLGFGVFGYFMRHYGYPLGPVILGVILSRLLDDNWRRAIISEREELGRFFWGIVTSPLSLTLLVAVILVFVSQTPVWRWGKSKLFKEA, from the coding sequence ATGACCGCGCTCATGGATTTCTTCCTTGTCTTCACTCAGCCGCAACTGTTGCTGCTGGTGGGTCTGGGCACCTTTGCCGGGGTCTATGTCGGTGCGATCCCGGGCCTGTCGGTGACGATGGCGGTGTCGATCCTGATCTCGTTCACCTTTTCCTGGGACGTCTACCCGGCGATCTCGCTGATGATCGGCATCTATATGGGTGGGGTCTATGGCGGCTCGCGCACGGCGATCCTGCTGAACATCCCCGGCGCGCCCTCTGCCATTGCCACGGCGCTGGACGGCTATCCCATGGCGCAGCGCGGCGAGGCGGGTACGGCGATTGGTGTGACCACGGTCATGAGCTTTATCGGCGGGTTCATCGGCATCGGCGTGCTGGCACTGGCCGCGCCCTTCGTGTCGGATTTCGCGCTGAAGTTCCAGCCGCGCGACTACATGCTACTGGCCATTCTGGGCATCCTGCTGGTGGGGTCGCTGTCGCAGGGGTCCTTGCTCAAGGGCATCTTTGCCGGGGCGCTTGGCATTGCCATCGGTGCCGTTGGGCGCGATCCGCTGACCTTTACCGAGCGTTTCACCTTTGACCTGAACCTCCTGAACGGCGGCATTTCCTTCATCGCGGTGATGATCGGCATGTTCGGCGTGTCCGAGGCGCTTCTGCAGCTGCACCACGTCGACAAGGACGCTGTGCGGCAAAAGATCAGCCGTATCGTGCCGTCGCTGGCGACGGTGAAGAAACACCTGCCGTTGTCGCTGCAAACCTCGTCGATTGGCGTCATCATTGGCGCTCTGCCGGGAACTGGCGGAGATATTGCCGCGCTCATGGCCTATGATCACGCGAAACGGGTCACGAAAAACCCCGAAGTGCCTTTTGGCGAAGGCGCGATGGAGGGGCTGGTGGCCCCCGAAACCGCGAACAACGCCGCCGTGGGTGGGGCGTTCATCCCGATGATGACGCTGGGGATTCCCGGTGACGCGGTGACCGCGATCATGATCGGTGCGCTGTTCATTCACGGGCTGAACCCTGGCCCGATGCTGATGATCGAGCAACCGGATATGTTCTGGTTCATCGTCGGCTGCCTGGTCATGGCCAACGTCTTCATGCTGATCTTTGGTCTGACGGGCATAAAGCTGTTCACCAAGATCGTCGAGATGCCGCGCTCTGTGCTTATCCCGCTGATCATGCTGCTGTCGATCGTCGGCGCATTTGCCGTGAACAACGCGATCACCGACGTCTACTGGATGCTCGGCTTTGGCGTGTTCGGCTACTTCATGCGGCATTACGGCTATCCGTTGGGGCCAGTGATCCTTGGGGTGATCCTCTCACGCCTTCTGGATGACAACTGGCGCCGCGCGATCATCTCCGAGCGCGAGGAACTGGGCCGCTTCTTCTGGGGGATCGTCACCAGCCCGCTGAGCCTGACGTTGTTGGTGGCCGTGATCCTCGTATTCGTCTCTCAGACCCCTGTCTGGCGTTGGGGCAAATCCAAGCTGTTCAAGGAGGCATGA
- a CDS encoding tripartite tricarboxylate transporter TctB family protein, with amino-acid sequence MQIDPEHHDGTSDATPGGEPDKRRPGELLFAVFLTVASLYLVWDAWGIENSFGPNGLSSPRSIPLATTVVMVISGALVLLKTVRLPLDRTETVMKDILPWTVILFAGLLVAYGMALKTVGFLPVSAAFLIVAIKVLGRRSWLWTSSIALAALVVIWLIFRIVFSVLMPSGIVPEAELVQFFRTLFAGGAE; translated from the coding sequence ATGCAGATCGATCCGGAACATCACGACGGCACATCCGATGCCACGCCCGGCGGCGAGCCTGACAAGCGGCGCCCCGGAGAATTGCTCTTTGCCGTCTTTCTGACGGTGGCCAGCCTGTATCTGGTTTGGGACGCCTGGGGGATCGAGAATTCCTTTGGCCCCAACGGACTGTCCTCGCCGCGATCCATCCCGCTGGCGACGACCGTGGTCATGGTGATCAGTGGCGCGCTGGTGCTGCTGAAGACCGTGCGCCTGCCGCTGGACCGCACGGAAACGGTGATGAAAGACATCCTGCCGTGGACGGTGATCCTGTTCGCGGGGCTGCTGGTGGCCTATGGGATGGCGCTGAAGACCGTCGGCTTCCTGCCGGTCTCCGCCGCCTTCCTGATCGTCGCGATCAAGGTGCTGGGGCGGCGGTCGTGGCTTTGGACCAGCTCCATCGCGCTGGCTGCGCTGGTGGTGATCTGGCTGATCTTCCGCATCGTGTTTTCCGTTCTTATGCCGTCCGGCATCGTCCCCGAGGCCGAGCTTGTCCAATTTTTCCGCACGCTGTTCGCAGGAGGTGCCGAATGA
- a CDS encoding tripartite tricarboxylate transporter substrate binding protein produces the protein MKRILMGAAAALALTTGMAIAEYPEKEIQGIIQWGAGGSTDTVMRSVTPHAEEVLGGTVVMQNMTGAVGAIALNYVADAAADGYTVLMGAENPMLYKIMGLGDKDYSEFTPINILARGTPLLVANNDAPFNTYSEMIAYVKDHPGEVRFGSTGPGGLPSVVTAMVEAVEGDLDVIFVPYDGDGPALTGLQGGAIDVMPAVLGAAIEGVKAGNMKALGVVDVAKNENLPDVEVVAEVNAGYNTYLPWGPFFGVFAKKGTPDEVVAKLTDAYAQAAQNEDFVALMEGRGFTLMNISGAEAEAFLSKWQQGTAWLLQDAGMTKASPEEFGIARPGE, from the coding sequence ATGAAGCGCATTCTGATGGGCGCCGCTGCGGCGCTTGCACTGACCACTGGCATGGCGATTGCCGAATACCCCGAAAAGGAAATCCAGGGCATCATCCAGTGGGGGGCCGGTGGATCGACCGACACGGTGATGCGCTCGGTTACGCCCCATGCCGAAGAGGTTCTCGGCGGCACTGTGGTCATGCAGAACATGACCGGCGCGGTGGGCGCGATTGCCCTGAATTACGTCGCCGATGCAGCTGCGGATGGCTACACCGTTCTGATGGGCGCCGAGAACCCGATGCTGTATAAAATCATGGGTCTGGGCGACAAGGATTACTCGGAATTCACGCCGATCAACATCCTCGCACGCGGCACCCCGCTGCTGGTGGCCAACAACGACGCGCCTTTCAACACCTATTCCGAGATGATCGCCTATGTGAAGGACCATCCGGGCGAGGTCCGTTTCGGCTCTACTGGCCCGGGTGGTCTGCCGTCGGTCGTGACCGCAATGGTCGAGGCGGTCGAGGGTGATCTGGACGTGATCTTTGTCCCCTACGACGGTGACGGTCCGGCGTTGACCGGCCTGCAGGGCGGTGCGATCGACGTGATGCCCGCAGTTCTGGGCGCCGCCATCGAAGGCGTGAAGGCCGGCAACATGAAGGCGCTCGGCGTGGTCGACGTGGCCAAGAACGAGAACCTGCCCGATGTCGAGGTCGTGGCCGAGGTGAACGCAGGCTACAACACCTACCTCCCTTGGGGTCCGTTCTTTGGCGTGTTCGCCAAGAAAGGCACGCCGGACGAGGTGGTCGCCAAGCTGACCGACGCTTATGCACAGGCCGCGCAGAACGAAGATTTCGTAGCCCTGATGGAAGGTCGTGGTTTTACCCTGATGAACATCTCCGGCGCCGAAGCCGAAGCGTTCCTGTCCAAGTGGCAGCAGGGCACCGCGTGGCTGCTTCAAGACGCAGGCATGACCAAGGCATCGCCCGAAGAGTTCGGCATCGCGCGCCCCGGCGAGTGA
- a CDS encoding LysR family transcriptional regulator, with product MTLRQIEVVRAVMMTGTINGAAQMLNVSAPGISRLVKHTEESLGIRLFERKSGLFIPSIEASKVFDQLREVYKGVENLQQAVGALQKGEEVRLSCASAPSVAQFIAARVMKQVRARYADLFIDLNILKIEETLDYLLLERGEFVIMSSSVVNAAVENDKIAEGRLVAIMPEGHTLAAQAEVSVHDLAQHPVIGLEPADPYGRLLARPFEQEGLAVQHAMRGRFAQTLVSFVRHGLGVAVIDEFSVAEVYMPGVIRRPLKEVTQVGIYVVRKKGRVLSGFAEYAIAQFRRELSKAIEDGPSLRGVRKADPMD from the coding sequence ATGACATTGCGGCAGATCGAGGTCGTTCGGGCCGTGATGATGACCGGCACGATCAACGGTGCCGCGCAAATGCTGAATGTCTCGGCCCCCGGCATAAGCCGCCTGGTCAAGCACACCGAGGAAAGCCTTGGCATTCGGCTTTTCGAGCGCAAGTCCGGCCTGTTCATCCCCTCGATCGAGGCGTCGAAAGTCTTTGACCAATTGCGCGAGGTCTACAAGGGAGTCGAGAACCTGCAGCAGGCGGTTGGCGCGCTGCAGAAGGGGGAAGAGGTGCGGCTATCCTGCGCCTCGGCCCCATCGGTGGCGCAGTTCATCGCTGCGCGCGTCATGAAACAGGTGCGGGCACGCTACGCCGACCTGTTCATCGACCTCAACATCCTCAAGATCGAAGAGACTTTGGATTACCTTCTGCTGGAGCGTGGAGAGTTCGTCATCATGAGCTCGTCCGTGGTCAACGCCGCTGTGGAGAATGACAAGATCGCCGAAGGACGGTTGGTGGCGATCATGCCTGAAGGTCATACGCTGGCCGCCCAGGCAGAGGTTTCCGTACATGACCTGGCGCAGCACCCTGTCATCGGGTTGGAACCCGCAGATCCTTACGGCCGTCTTCTTGCGCGGCCCTTCGAACAGGAGGGGCTGGCGGTGCAGCATGCGATGCGCGGGCGCTTTGCCCAGACGCTGGTCAGCTTTGTCCGGCACGGGCTGGGGGTTGCGGTAATCGACGAATTCTCTGTGGCCGAAGTCTACATGCCCGGTGTCATCCGCCGCCCGCTGAAAGAGGTGACGCAGGTCGGCATCTATGTGGTGCGCAAAAAAGGGCGCGTGCTGTCGGGCTTTGCCGAGTATGCCATCGCGCAGTTCCGCCGTGAACTGTCCAAGGCGATCGAGGATGGTCCATCGTTGCGCGGTGTGCGCAAGGCTGATCCCATGGATTAA
- a CDS encoding FAD-dependent oxidoreductase: MDMDCDLLVIGSGAAGLAAAVTAAHHGLRVIVSEKSATVGGTTAWSGGWIWAPCNPVAHRNGIVEDPSEPRRYLEAVLGNAFNAELVDAFLAAAPEMVGFFEDNTALAFECGAKIPDTYSHLPGAGMGGRSVIAQPYDARDLRDAVELLRKPMKETTFWGMTIQAGPDLRAFMTATRSVGSALHVARRLSRHVLELARFGRGMQVRNGNALVARLLRSALDQGVTILPGHPATGMINLDRRIKGATLTGPDGAVQVTASKGVVLAAGGFPHDLTRRAAQFPRPENHLSLALPLATGDGLRLGESAGAQQNTTLVSPGAWCPVSRVPFADGSTGVFPHIIDRGKPGVIGVLASGRRFTNEGLGYHDYVRDMLVSVPDGTPAESWLICDHRFIRRYGLGIVRPAPVPLSPWLRNGYLTRSETPKALAQACGIDPAGLVETLTTYNAGARRGEDPAFGRGTTPYMRLQGDPDVTPNLCIAPIESGPFYAVKVMPGSFGTFAGLKTDGHARALDDNGAPIPGLYAAGTDMASVMGGYYPAGGINLGPALTFGFIAGRHAAKGV; encoded by the coding sequence ATGGACATGGACTGCGACCTGTTGGTGATAGGCTCGGGCGCGGCGGGTCTGGCAGCGGCCGTAACGGCGGCACATCACGGGCTGCGCGTCATAGTGTCAGAGAAATCCGCAACGGTGGGCGGCACGACGGCGTGGTCCGGCGGCTGGATCTGGGCGCCGTGCAACCCGGTCGCGCATCGCAACGGCATCGTCGAAGACCCGTCCGAGCCGCGCCGCTATCTCGAAGCCGTCCTGGGCAACGCGTTTAATGCCGAATTGGTCGATGCCTTTCTGGCTGCCGCGCCGGAAATGGTCGGTTTCTTCGAAGACAACACCGCGCTTGCCTTCGAATGTGGGGCAAAGATCCCAGATACCTACAGCCACTTGCCCGGCGCGGGTATGGGTGGCCGCTCGGTTATCGCGCAACCCTATGACGCACGCGATCTGCGAGACGCGGTAGAGCTGCTGCGCAAACCGATGAAGGAAACGACCTTCTGGGGCATGACGATTCAGGCCGGGCCGGACCTGCGGGCCTTCATGACGGCAACGCGGTCGGTCGGGTCGGCGCTGCATGTGGCACGGCGTTTGTCGCGGCATGTGTTGGAACTGGCGCGGTTCGGTCGCGGGATGCAGGTGCGCAACGGCAATGCCCTTGTCGCGCGTCTGCTGCGCTCGGCACTGGATCAAGGTGTGACGATCCTGCCCGGGCATCCCGCGACCGGGATGATCAACCTAGACCGGCGCATCAAAGGCGCGACCCTGACAGGCCCGGATGGTGCTGTTCAGGTCACCGCAAGCAAGGGCGTCGTGCTGGCGGCGGGCGGCTTTCCGCATGACCTCACGCGTCGTGCGGCCCAGTTTCCGCGACCCGAGAACCACCTGTCCCTTGCCCTGCCCCTCGCCACGGGCGACGGGCTGCGACTGGGCGAAAGTGCGGGCGCGCAGCAGAACACCACTTTGGTCAGCCCCGGCGCATGGTGCCCGGTGTCGCGCGTGCCCTTTGCCGATGGCTCGACCGGGGTCTTCCCGCATATTATCGACCGCGGCAAGCCCGGCGTGATCGGCGTGCTGGCCAGCGGGCGGCGCTTCACCAACGAAGGCCTGGGCTATCACGACTATGTCCGCGACATGCTGGTCTCGGTCCCCGACGGTACGCCCGCCGAAAGCTGGCTGATCTGCGATCACCGGTTCATCCGCCGCTATGGTCTGGGCATCGTGCGGCCCGCGCCGGTGCCGCTGTCGCCTTGGCTCAGGAACGGCTACCTGACCCGAAGCGAGACACCAAAGGCGCTGGCGCAGGCCTGCGGCATCGATCCGGCTGGGTTGGTCGAGACACTGACGACATACAACGCAGGCGCACGGCGGGGCGAAGACCCTGCCTTTGGGCGCGGCACGACCCCCTATATGCGCCTGCAGGGTGATCCTGACGTCACGCCGAACCTCTGCATTGCACCCATCGAAAGCGGCCCGTTCTACGCGGTCAAGGTGATGCCGGGCAGCTTTGGCACCTTTGCGGGATTGAAGACGGATGGACATGCAAGGGCTCTGGACGACAACGGCGCGCCGATCCCCGGCCTTTACGCCGCGGGCACCGACATGGCTTCTGTCATGGGTGGGTACTATCCGGCGGGCGGCATTAACCTTGGACCGGCCCTGACTTTTGGGTTCATCGCTGGTCGACACGCAGCGAAAGGCGTCTGA
- a CDS encoding sugar phosphate isomerase/epimerase, with the protein MRFLSLAHLTAIDLDPPALIRAAADGGFDAVGLRLLQVTPTSPGYPLWEDAHLLLETRAALRETRVTVHDIEFVRITPDTDVDALLPFLDIGAELGAREVITAPYDPDHARMAETLGRLSVAASQRGLGIVLEFFPWTDIRTVDDALRLATQAGPSVGVLPDSLHFDRSGSSLDTLAALPPERLRFAHLCDAPVLPAYNETTLLYAAREERLLPGKGQIDLAAYLQALPAGLPLGIEVPRTKSFQAIGGAELIKETGESVRSFLKSLMT; encoded by the coding sequence ATGCGTTTTCTGTCCCTGGCCCACCTTACTGCCATTGATCTCGATCCACCGGCCCTGATCCGCGCTGCCGCCGATGGCGGTTTCGACGCGGTTGGGCTGCGCCTTTTGCAGGTGACACCGACATCACCGGGTTATCCGCTTTGGGAAGATGCGCACCTGCTGCTCGAAACACGGGCGGCGCTGCGCGAGACCCGCGTAACGGTTCATGACATCGAGTTCGTGCGCATCACGCCGGACACGGATGTCGACGCCCTGCTGCCGTTCCTCGACATCGGGGCCGAACTGGGCGCGCGGGAAGTCATCACCGCGCCCTATGATCCTGACCATGCACGCATGGCCGAGACCCTCGGTCGTTTGTCGGTCGCCGCGAGCCAGCGAGGTCTGGGTATCGTGCTGGAGTTCTTCCCTTGGACCGATATCCGTACGGTGGATGACGCGCTGCGCCTTGCAACGCAAGCCGGGCCAAGTGTCGGCGTCCTGCCCGACAGCCTGCACTTCGACCGCTCTGGCTCCTCGCTCGACACCCTTGCCGCGCTGCCGCCCGAACGCTTGCGCTTCGCCCATCTGTGCGACGCGCCTGTCCTGCCTGCCTACAATGAAACCACGCTGTTGTACGCAGCGCGCGAGGAACGTTTGCTGCCCGGAAAAGGTCAAATCGACCTCGCCGCCTACCTCCAGGCGTTGCCAGCCGGGCTGCCTTTGGGGATCGAAGTGCCCAGGACAAAGAGCTTCCAAGCCATCGGTGGCGCCGAACTGATCAAGGAAACCGGTGAGTCAGTCAGATCATTCCTCAAATCGTTGATGACATAG
- a CDS encoding IS3 family transposase (programmed frameshift), translating into MKRTRFTDEQIIGILAEHEAGAKCADLCRKHGMSEGTFYNWKAKFGGMTVSEAKRLKALEDENAKLKKLLAEQMLDLAAMKDLVFKKVVGPAVKREVVAYLQAEHGLSERRACHIVGADRTMIRYRSQRAPDTVLRGRLRDLANERRRFGYRRLFVLLRREGEPSGINRIYRLYREEGLTVRKRKARRKAVGTRAPILVEARPNARWSLDFVHDQFANGQRFRVLNVVDDVTRECLAAIPDTSISGRRVARELTALIERRGKPGMIVSDNGTELTSNAILRWCSEHRVEWHYIAPGKPMQNGFVESFNGRMRDELLNETMFRNLAHARIVIAAWATDYNTERPHSALDYQTPAAYARTLTTAIARPAARDESSARRAIAQPAPTGVNTNRAPVVAG; encoded by the exons ATGAAGCGAACGAGATTCACGGACGAGCAGATCATCGGCATCCTGGCCGAGCATGAGGCCGGCGCGAAGTGCGCCGATCTATGCCGCAAGCACGGCATGTCGGAAGGCACCTTCTACAACTGGAAGGCCAAGTTCGGTGGCATGACGGTATCAGAGGCCAAGCGGCTGAAGGCGCTTGAGGATGAGAACGCCAAGTTGAAGAAGCTTCTGGCCGAACAGATGCTGGATCTGGCGGCGATGAAGGATCTGGTTT TCAAAAAAGTGGTAGGGCCCGCGGTGAAGCGCGAAGTCGTCGCCTATCTTCAGGCTGAGCATGGCCTGTCGGAACGGCGGGCCTGCCACATCGTCGGCGCGGATCGCACGATGATCCGCTATCGATCTCAGCGCGCGCCGGACACGGTTCTGCGCGGCCGGTTGCGGGACCTGGCCAACGAGCGTCGGCGGTTCGGCTACCGGCGCCTGTTCGTGCTGCTGCGCCGCGAGGGCGAGCCCTCGGGGATCAATCGGATCTATCGGCTCTACCGCGAAGAAGGGCTGACGGTGCGCAAGCGGAAGGCGCGGCGCAAGGCGGTCGGAACGCGGGCACCGATCCTGGTCGAGGCGCGACCGAACGCCCGTTGGTCATTGGATTTCGTCCATGACCAGTTCGCCAACGGCCAGCGCTTCCGCGTGCTCAACGTGGTCGACGACGTCACCCGGGAATGCCTGGCGGCGATCCCGGACACCTCGATCTCAGGGCGCCGTGTCGCGCGTGAACTGACGGCCCTGATCGAGCGCCGCGGCAAGCCCGGCATGATTGTCAGCGATAATGGGACGGAGCTGACCAGTAACGCGATCCTGCGGTGGTGTTCCGAGCACCGGGTCGAATGGCACTACATCGCGCCGGGCAAGCCGATGCAGAACGGTTTCGTCGAAAGCTTCAACGGCCGGATGCGCGACGAGCTGCTCAACGAGACCATGTTCCGCAATCTGGCCCATGCGCGGATCGTGATCGCAGCCTGGGCTACGGACTACAACACCGAGCGCCCCCATTCGGCCTTGGATTACCAGACCCCGGCTGCCTACGCGCGGACCCTGACCACCGCAATCGCCCGCCCCGCTGCGCGAGATGAAAGCTCCGCGCGCCGGGCGATTGCTCAACCTGCGCCAACCGGCGTAAACACTAACCGGGCTCCGGTCGTGGCTGGATGA
- a CDS encoding ABC transporter substrate-binding protein — protein sequence MNKKVAPASSLSRRTLLRGAAGAGLLLSAPGILGRASAQSGDVIKLGAPFHRTGIGASYGRWYERTANAAVKLINEQGGINGMPIEMIIEDDGTDPKRGVEVMEKFATEHKVDAVFGHLYSHVVAATAPRAGELKMPYFLCSEAHTLASGAFNRYCFQPSITDVKSQVSSMAPWISNNLGKKVTLIYPDFNFGYDHRDNMTAAIEAQGGQVVASIAIPPSETSFTRYMPQIPFNTDVIYHVMVGPAVLTFVKELGEHLGSKRPEIFGFIDSLEAVDMDIPQLAFLEDTYFWEAMPRYAQANQTEFDKFFREKVGVDDKGASVDDPKDIATYAHMFSVWETLFAMKAAMEKADYKGQAQKIDFLEAMESIAGFEESNEFPQGDKMFNGKTHQSFGHQNISKVKDGKLEVVYRTSIEETLYPDEVDYTQMSF from the coding sequence ATGAACAAGAAGGTTGCACCGGCGTCTTCCCTATCCCGCCGCACGTTGCTGCGTGGTGCTGCGGGCGCCGGGCTTTTGCTGTCCGCCCCCGGCATCCTCGGCCGCGCCTCGGCGCAATCCGGCGACGTGATCAAGCTCGGGGCCCCATTCCACCGCACCGGCATCGGCGCTTCTTACGGCCGCTGGTACGAACGCACCGCCAACGCGGCGGTCAAGCTCATCAACGAGCAGGGCGGGATCAATGGCATGCCCATCGAGATGATCATCGAGGATGACGGCACCGATCCGAAACGCGGAGTCGAGGTGATGGAGAAATTCGCCACCGAGCACAAGGTGGACGCGGTTTTCGGCCATCTCTATTCCCATGTGGTCGCCGCCACCGCACCGCGCGCGGGCGAGCTGAAAATGCCTTATTTCCTGTGCTCCGAAGCCCATACGCTGGCCTCGGGAGCGTTCAACCGCTACTGCTTCCAGCCCTCGATCACCGATGTCAAAAGCCAGGTGAGCTCCATGGCGCCGTGGATTTCCAACAATCTCGGCAAGAAGGTTACCCTGATCTACCCGGATTTCAACTTCGGCTACGATCACCGCGACAACATGACGGCGGCCATCGAGGCGCAGGGCGGCCAGGTGGTGGCCTCTATCGCCATTCCGCCGAGCGAAACCTCTTTCACTCGCTATATGCCGCAAATCCCGTTCAACACCGATGTGATCTATCACGTCATGGTCGGCCCGGCGGTTCTGACCTTTGTGAAAGAACTGGGCGAGCATCTGGGCAGCAAGCGCCCGGAGATTTTCGGTTTCATCGACAGTCTCGAAGCCGTGGACATGGACATCCCGCAGCTCGCTTTCCTCGAAGACACCTATTTCTGGGAGGCGATGCCGCGCTACGCGCAGGCCAATCAGACCGAGTTCGACAAGTTCTTCCGCGAAAAGGTCGGCGTCGATGACAAGGGCGCCTCGGTGGACGATCCGAAAGACATCGCGACCTATGCGCATATGTTCTCCGTCTGGGAGACGCTGTTTGCGATGAAGGCGGCGATGGAGAAGGCCGATTACAAGGGCCAAGCGCAGAAGATCGACTTCCTCGAGGCAATGGAAAGCATTGCAGGCTTCGAAGAATCCAACGAGTTCCCGCAGGGCGACAAGATGTTCAACGGCAAGACCCACCAGTCCTTCGGCCATCAGAACATTTCCAAGGTCAAGGACGGCAAACTCGAAGTCGTCTACCGCACCTCTATCGAGGAAACGCTCTACCCGGACGAGGTCGATTACACGCAGATGTCGTTCTGA